In Nostoc sphaeroides, the genomic window CCAACATTACCCATTACAATACCCAATGCTGATGTTGGGTTTCACGACCTTTAACCCAACCTACAATTTCAGTAGTAATTCGTAGGTTGGGTTGAGGAACGAAACCCAACATTACCCATCACAATACCCAACGCTGATGTTGGGTTTCACGACCTTTAACCCAACCTACAATTTAGTAGTAATTCGTAGGTTGGGTTGAGGAACGAAACCCAACATTATCCATCTTCGCAACGCTGATGTTGGGTTTCACTTCGTTTAACCCAACCTACAATTTCAGCTACAATTTAGGCGATATCTACTCTTTACCAATATCAGAGTCAAATACAATTTCTTGCCCAGCACCCCACGTAATATCATACATACCCTGACGAACAGAACGATGAAAACTGGAATATTCCCAATCTTGTGGAGCTTTCACTAAACCATGTTTGACAGGATTGTAGTGAATATATTCAAGGTGATTTTTAAAATCTACCTCGTCTCTAATCAAGTGTTCCCAAAAACGACGCTGCCAAATACCTCGCTCTTTTTTATTTTGCCTAGAGGTAGATAGGTTTTCCTGTGATAGAGTAATGCACTGGCGACTAAAATAGCTTTTGATCAAACGCCAACGAGTAGAAAAATTACAATCGCCCTGTGGTAATCTCCAAATACAGTGCAGATGATCCGGTAATAAAACAAAGGCATCAATTATAAATGGGTGTTGTTGCATTACATGCTGAAATATATTTCTCAATAAAGATACGTTAGTAGGTAAGCATAATAGTCTTTGTCTTTTATGTGTTACGAGTGTAAAAAAATAAGTGCCACTTTCGATTGTGGCTCGGCGATATTGCATTGAGTTAATTTTATGATGGTTATATTTCGGGCTTTATTCCAAAGTATTGGTTATAAAGGATAGCGTCAACTTATTGTTTTTGAGATGTGAGTTAAGAAATGAGTGAGGGGCAATCTAATAAACTAAAGTAGATGTTGGGTTTCGTTCCTCAACCCAACCTACGATTATGATTTAGAGTTTGACGATACCTTTAGTCTATCTGCGATCGCACTCAGCATCTCCATCGTAATTGGTGCAGCAGTTGGCAAGATTTGTATACCTCATAACCGCATAGCTTGGAATCAGAATAGCAGGTAAGGGGAAAATATCAAACCATCTATAGCAATCCTAAATGAGTTGTGAAAATCGAGAGACTCAGATCCCCGACTTCTCAAAGAAGTCGGGGATCTTATTGTTCACGACTGATTTAGGACTGTTTGGTTTACTACTGGGCGTGGTTTCTTGCGGTCTGACCTGCGCGTTCCACCAGCCATCCCATATTCATCACTATTTTTGCCATAGTGAGATGCAACATTCAATAGCATTTGCTCAGAATAAGTATTCAACTCTCGTTCTGCTTCTATTAATGCATTGTGTGTCTTATCTACTATTATTTGCGCTTGATTATAAGCGGCTAACTTTTCTCGTAACTCAATTAGTTTAGTGTTGTAAGTAGCAATTGAAAACCCATTACTAAAGTCTAACTGAGGGTTAATTGTCTGCATTCCTTCAATCCGTCGTTCAGCTTTAGTCAGTGACATGGAGTTTCGTTTCCGTTGCATATAGTTTTCCTATTTGGATTTATTTATAAATAACCCTGACTTTATACACTGAGTTATTTATATATCATCAAGATACGCAACAAGCAGATGCACCAGCCACAGTGAAGTTACAGAATTATAAAAGCATTGGATGGCATTAGCCAACTAGATAGATGCGGGTATATTTGCTGAAATTTGTTGAGAAAAGCTGGTTTTGATGTCGCAAATGCAGGTTTTGATGTCGCAAAAGCTAGTTTTGATGTCACAAAAGCTGGTTTTGAAGTCGCAAAAGCAGGTTTTGAAGTCACAAAAGCAGGTTTTGAAGTCGCAAAAGCTGGTTTTGAAGTTACGAAAGCTAGTTTTGATGTCGCGGAGATTTATCGCGTCTAAAAAACTGACACGTTCAAGAGACGCGATAAATCGCCGTCTCTACAAAGACAGATTAATCTCATTAAGCACGCGCTTTTGGAAGGTAGGATTAAACAACTAGAACAGTTTCAGCGTTAATGTGAGCCATCTAACATAGATGATATCAACATTTGTTCAAAAACTTTGGAAAGAGCAGTTTGAAAACG contains:
- a CDS encoding REP-associated tyrosine transposase translates to MQYRRATIESGTYFFTLVTHKRQRLLCLPTNVSLLRNIFQHVMQQHPFIIDAFVLLPDHLHCIWRLPQGDCNFSTRWRLIKSYFSRQCITLSQENLSTSRQNKKERGIWQRRFWEHLIRDEVDFKNHLEYIHYNPVKHGLVKAPQDWEYSSFHRSVRQGMYDITWGAGQEIVFDSDIGKE